The Streptomyces clavuligerus genome includes a region encoding these proteins:
- a CDS encoding alpha/beta fold hydrolase — MPNDMADGSDPTARFLARYDAVLRKWPVPVRAVEVPSRYGTTRVHVCGPADGTPLVLLPGGGDTSAVWHVNAGELAREHRVYAVDLMGDFGRSTHSGAPLRGTADLLDWLDTLMDALGLDRARLCGHSYGAWIALNYALRSPDRVGGLALLDPINCFTRASTRYLLRALPLLLRPSPERILAFQRWETGLPVTDPVWRAFLEGTAWARRSKVLPMRRPGAEALRACAVPCLVVLAGESKAHDARRTGAAVPALMPRAEVVVLPDVSHHSLPLAPSAGRLLVEFWRSR; from the coding sequence ATGCCGAACGACATGGCTGACGGGTCGGATCCGACCGCGCGCTTTCTCGCGCGGTACGACGCGGTGCTGCGGAAGTGGCCCGTACCGGTGCGCGCTGTCGAGGTGCCGTCCCGTTACGGAACCACCCGGGTCCATGTCTGCGGCCCAGCGGACGGCACTCCGCTGGTACTGCTGCCGGGCGGTGGGGACACCTCGGCGGTCTGGCATGTCAACGCGGGTGAACTGGCCCGCGAGCACCGGGTGTACGCCGTCGACCTCATGGGCGACTTCGGGCGGAGCACGCACAGCGGGGCACCGCTGCGCGGCACCGCCGACCTCCTGGACTGGCTGGATACGCTCATGGACGCGCTGGGGCTGGACAGGGCGCGGCTGTGCGGCCACTCCTACGGCGCCTGGATCGCGCTGAACTACGCGCTCCGGTCACCGGACCGGGTCGGCGGTCTCGCGCTGCTCGACCCGATCAACTGTTTCACCCGGGCGAGCACCCGCTATCTGCTGCGGGCCCTGCCGCTGCTGCTGCGGCCGTCGCCGGAACGGATTCTCGCCTTCCAGCGGTGGGAGACGGGGCTGCCGGTGACGGACCCCGTGTGGCGGGCCTTTCTGGAGGGCACCGCGTGGGCGCGGCGGTCGAAGGTCCTGCCCATGCGGCGCCCGGGGGCCGAGGCCCTGCGGGCGTGCGCCGTGCCCTGTCTGGTGGTGCTGGCCGGGGAGAGCAAGGCGCACGACGCGCGACGGACGGGCGCCGCCGTACCCGCGCTCATGCCCCGGGCCGAGGTCGTCGTCCTGCCGGATGTGTCGCACCACTCACTGCCGCTCGCGCCGTCGGCCGGGCGGCTGCTGGTGGAGTTCTGGCGGAGCCGCTGA
- a CDS encoding DsbA family oxidoreductase, with amino-acid sequence MRIEIWADVVCPWAFIGKRRLEQALAARADRGTAGGEPAEVVWRPFRIDPTAPAAAVPLDEALRDPLMDEALRACAPGLTPAQNRVRVSRVAAAEGLGPRWGAHWRVSSHDAHRLLALTLDHAGAAAQDAVAEGVLRAHFLEGRDIGSRAVLGGIAVRAGFPEGPRLLETNAGERLVRELLLEGRARGVRTSPSFVVGERALAGAQSPGAIGEFLDGHTPRAEPPAEAVRMRWAESLLEQRDALGALTLLAPLLADFPDDRGVRTLAARAYFASAQLNRARTVLEPLVDEWPDDMYARLLYGRTLQRLGLAPEAEAQLRLTTAGG; translated from the coding sequence ATGCGAATCGAGATCTGGGCGGACGTCGTCTGCCCCTGGGCTTTCATCGGCAAGCGCCGTCTGGAGCAGGCCCTCGCGGCCCGCGCCGACCGGGGCACGGCCGGAGGCGAACCCGCCGAGGTGGTCTGGCGGCCGTTCCGCATCGACCCCACCGCCCCCGCCGCGGCCGTCCCGCTGGACGAGGCCCTGCGCGACCCGCTCATGGACGAGGCGCTGCGCGCCTGCGCCCCCGGGCTGACCCCGGCCCAGAACCGGGTCAGGGTCTCCCGGGTCGCGGCGGCGGAGGGCCTGGGCCCGCGCTGGGGCGCCCACTGGCGCGTCAGCAGCCACGACGCCCACCGGCTCCTCGCGCTCACGCTCGACCACGCGGGCGCGGCGGCACAGGACGCGGTGGCCGAGGGGGTGCTGCGCGCGCACTTCCTGGAGGGCCGCGACATCGGCTCCCGCGCCGTCCTCGGCGGGATCGCCGTCCGGGCCGGTTTCCCCGAGGGCCCGCGGCTGCTGGAGACCAACGCTGGTGAACGGCTCGTCCGCGAACTGCTGCTCGAAGGCAGGGCCCGCGGGGTGCGCACCTCCCCGTCCTTCGTCGTCGGCGAACGGGCGCTGGCGGGCGCGCAGTCACCCGGGGCGATCGGGGAGTTCCTCGACGGCCACACACCCCGCGCGGAGCCCCCGGCCGAGGCCGTCCGGATGCGCTGGGCCGAGTCCCTGCTGGAGCAGCGGGACGCACTGGGCGCGCTGACCCTCCTCGCACCGCTGCTCGCGGACTTCCCCGACGACCGGGGGGTGCGCACGCTCGCGGCCCGCGCCTACTTCGCGTCCGCCCAGCTCAACCGGGCCCGGACGGTTCTGGAGCCGCTCGTGGACGAGTGGCCGGACGACATGTACGCGCGGCTGCTGTACGGCCGTACGCTCCAGCGGCTCGGCCTGGCCCCGGAGGCGGAGGCCCAGCTCCGGCTGACGACCGCGGGCGGCTGA
- a CDS encoding MFS transporter translates to MTERTADRRRSLRPLVGVLAALAVSVTATRISALALPWFVLVTTGSPTRMGLVAFCELAPYVLAMALAGPLVDRVGPRTVSWVMDLASAAAALLVPLGHALDLLSFPLLLLLVALIGVARGPGDLAKEVMVPEAAERAGVPLERATGLSGVVERLAATVGPVAGGVLITLTGPLAGLLVNAVCFALGAVLVALVLPRRMGRAAADGPPAPDAAPGTDPGTGTGTGTGADTGGRPAEAAAAGYWRQFAEGCAFLRSDRLLFMMVSMVGVTNLLDSAFSTVLLPLWAAESDGGPALIGLLTGASAASAIGGSLLAAVVAHRLPRRVVLFTAFLLAGAPRFLILTADGAPTGAVLTVFVVSGFGAGFLNPILSAVWFERVPRRMLGRVNALGDAVAWAGMPLGGLLAGAVVTAAGLLPVLVVSGVLYVLTTSLTGLRPEWRAIDRSPAAAASGGSAAPAAPD, encoded by the coding sequence GTGACGGAGCGGACCGCCGACCGCCGCCGTTCCTTACGCCCGCTGGTCGGTGTCCTCGCCGCCCTCGCGGTCTCGGTGACCGCCACACGGATCTCGGCGCTCGCCCTGCCCTGGTTCGTCCTCGTCACCACCGGCAGCCCGACCCGGATGGGGCTGGTCGCGTTCTGCGAGCTGGCCCCCTATGTGCTGGCCATGGCGCTCGCCGGTCCCCTGGTGGACCGGGTGGGTCCGCGTACCGTCTCCTGGGTCATGGACCTCGCCAGCGCGGCGGCGGCGCTGCTCGTTCCGCTGGGGCACGCCCTGGATCTGCTCTCCTTCCCGCTGCTGTTGCTCCTCGTCGCGCTGATCGGTGTGGCGCGCGGCCCCGGTGACCTGGCCAAGGAGGTCATGGTGCCGGAGGCCGCCGAGCGCGCCGGGGTGCCGCTGGAGCGGGCGACCGGACTCTCCGGGGTGGTCGAGAGGCTGGCCGCGACGGTCGGGCCGGTGGCCGGTGGAGTGCTGATCACCCTGACCGGCCCGCTGGCCGGGCTGCTCGTGAACGCCGTCTGCTTCGCCCTCGGGGCGGTGCTCGTCGCACTCGTCCTGCCCCGGCGGATGGGGCGCGCGGCGGCGGACGGGCCTCCGGCACCCGACGCGGCCCCAGGCACGGACCCGGGTACGGGTACGGGTACGGGTACAGGCGCGGACACGGGCGGGCGTCCGGCGGAGGCAGCAGCGGCGGGCTACTGGCGGCAGTTCGCCGAGGGGTGCGCCTTCCTCCGCAGCGACCGGCTGCTGTTCATGATGGTGTCGATGGTGGGTGTCACCAATCTGCTCGACTCGGCGTTCAGCACCGTCCTGCTTCCCCTCTGGGCGGCGGAGAGTGACGGTGGGCCCGCGCTGATCGGGCTGCTGACCGGGGCCTCCGCGGCCTCCGCGATCGGCGGGAGCCTGCTGGCGGCGGTGGTCGCGCACCGGCTGCCCCGACGGGTGGTGCTCTTCACCGCCTTTCTGCTCGCCGGGGCGCCGAGGTTTCTGATCCTCACTGCCGACGGGGCGCCGACCGGCGCGGTTCTCACCGTGTTCGTGGTCAGTGGCTTCGGCGCGGGCTTCCTCAATCCGATCCTCAGCGCGGTCTGGTTCGAACGGGTGCCGCGCCGGATGCTGGGCCGGGTCAACGCGCTGGGGGACGCGGTGGCCTGGGCGGGCATGCCTCTCGGCGGGCTGCTCGCGGGAGCGGTGGTGACGGCGGCGGGGCTGCTGCCGGTGCTGGTGGTGAGCGGGGTGCTGTATGTCCTGACGACCAGTCTGACCGGGCTGCGGCCGGAGTGGCGCGCGATCGACCGTTCACCCGCTGCCGCCGCGTCCGGGGGGAGCGCCGCCCCTGCGGCACCGGACTGA
- a CDS encoding helix-turn-helix transcriptional regulator has product MPSFYPALRNGRLFGYRTKDIDDGTHGRHTMHLPLGAGRDSALDEGERSATAALAGRGRWLLLYGDVGAGRSALLTEILRRETATDRRGTAPATATRTAPTQNRNRNESRDRNRNHGPAYGGPHGRTPAGATQGEAPGGAAAGPPGRMQILSTRAVPQEAGFAFSLLRGLFPEGVLLPFGETGPTVEQRLFHRLTGHVAALAARRPLLLAVDDADLADPPSRRWLGHLSHRLADLPVLLLLTACADPRPSGADTPGADLGARLCGDTGTALPLSPLGPGAAAHLFRLCSGTSPTSPTSPNGTGGTDRTGGKDGMDGKKGMDGADRDLLAAGAGNPLLLDALARRPRPSGSWPGGPLGTPYRTALARWLRSPAAPERRPLALALALLPPGTIDPPAAGDQEPALTTDFTAALTGLPPDRLPAARRHLAELTPMLALPSVREAVLATADHHELPFLRHRVAHALYRHGGPASDIAPLLLDTPQTGAPWIVHTLEEAAEHALRTGAPDHAARILRHALGGPVAPARHCSLTLRLSALDMLHSSRSGIRRLHESLQRADCHDPCAVSEALSGALAAQGHVDTAIRVLEDTGRTIDDEQLTAVVRVGVAALASQDARTWHHAADEMRTLAPHAPESVEPLVCALLTIHEGGTGRIDAHTAVQRVTARLHAPVHPRLRTAFTAGAAAVLEWADHLDEARGLLARELPALPALPVALDLTSQAHLHLFTVHATVERKLGRFRHLVDRLTPLLDGVRDPAVRLPYLRALTAHAWHELGRTDLAHRHLDALGAFDEPGVSWEWEEVLHTRARIHLDSGEWQQALTAYRRCGERHAVRGFVNPVGQPWRSGAAIALAHLSRHTEARALADEGLRYAHAWGTPRHIGTALRARALTLGGRERLETLEEAARVLGTAPAPTELIETLTDLGRAQIVSGRRRKGRETLRDAQGLARTLLPAAPGPATDVLSTGAGPLTPRLVALVDAALRASESGRPCRRTDPSPALLPVDELTSAERRIVELAVQGLTNDQICASLHLARRTVESHLTKAYRKLGVTRRTQLATRLAVGAATTGR; this is encoded by the coding sequence ATGCCGTCCTTCTATCCGGCGCTCCGCAACGGGAGGCTGTTCGGATATCGGACGAAGGATATCGATGACGGGACCCATGGAAGGCACACCATGCACTTGCCGTTAGGAGCGGGACGGGACAGCGCCCTGGACGAGGGGGAACGTTCCGCCACGGCCGCCCTGGCCGGGCGCGGCCGATGGCTGCTGCTGTACGGGGACGTCGGCGCGGGACGGTCGGCGCTCCTCACGGAGATCCTCCGGCGGGAGACGGCCACGGACCGCCGGGGAACGGCACCGGCCACGGCGACCCGCACGGCCCCCACGCAAAACCGGAACCGGAACGAGAGCCGGGACCGGAACCGGAATCACGGGCCGGCGTACGGCGGGCCACACGGCCGGACACCCGCCGGGGCGACGCAGGGCGAGGCACCTGGCGGGGCAGCCGCCGGACCCCCTGGCCGGATGCAGATCCTGAGCACCCGCGCCGTCCCGCAGGAGGCGGGCTTCGCGTTCTCCCTCCTGCGGGGCCTCTTCCCCGAGGGCGTCCTGCTGCCCTTCGGCGAGACGGGCCCCACCGTGGAACAACGCCTGTTCCACCGGCTCACCGGACATGTCGCCGCGCTCGCGGCCCGGCGCCCCCTGCTGCTCGCCGTCGACGACGCCGACCTGGCCGATCCGCCCTCCCGCCGCTGGCTCGGCCATCTCTCCCACCGGCTGGCGGACCTCCCCGTACTCCTGCTGCTCACCGCCTGCGCGGACCCACGCCCGTCCGGCGCCGACACCCCCGGCGCCGATCTCGGCGCACGGCTGTGCGGCGACACCGGAACCGCGCTGCCGCTGTCCCCGCTCGGCCCCGGGGCCGCGGCCCATCTGTTCCGCCTGTGCTCCGGAACCAGCCCGACCAGCCCGACCAGCCCGAACGGCACGGGTGGCACAGACCGCACGGGTGGCAAGGACGGCATGGACGGCAAGAAGGGCATGGACGGCGCGGACCGCGACCTGCTCGCCGCCGGAGCGGGCAACCCCCTGCTGCTGGACGCCCTCGCCCGCCGCCCCCGACCGTCCGGCTCCTGGCCCGGCGGCCCCCTCGGCACACCCTACCGCACGGCCCTCGCCCGCTGGCTGCGGAGCCCGGCGGCACCGGAGCGCCGCCCCCTCGCCCTCGCCCTGGCCCTCCTGCCCCCGGGCACCATCGACCCCCCGGCCGCCGGAGACCAGGAACCCGCCCTCACCACCGACTTCACCGCCGCCCTCACCGGCCTGCCCCCGGACCGGCTCCCCGCCGCCCGCCGCCACCTCGCCGAGCTGACCCCCATGCTCGCCCTGCCCTCCGTCCGCGAAGCCGTCCTCGCCACCGCCGACCACCACGAACTCCCCTTCCTGCGCCACCGCGTCGCCCACGCCCTCTACCGGCACGGCGGACCGGCGTCCGACATCGCCCCCCTCCTCCTGGACACCCCGCAGACCGGCGCCCCCTGGATCGTCCACACCCTGGAGGAAGCAGCCGAGCACGCACTGCGCACAGGCGCGCCCGACCACGCCGCCCGTATCCTGCGCCACGCCCTCGGCGGACCTGTCGCCCCGGCCCGCCACTGCTCCCTCACCCTGCGCCTCAGCGCCCTCGACATGCTCCACTCCTCCCGGAGCGGCATCCGCCGACTCCACGAGAGCCTGCAACGCGCCGACTGCCACGACCCCTGCGCCGTCTCCGAGGCCCTGAGCGGAGCACTCGCCGCGCAGGGACACGTCGACACCGCCATCCGGGTCCTGGAGGACACCGGCCGCACCATCGACGACGAACAGCTCACCGCCGTCGTCAGGGTCGGCGTCGCCGCGCTCGCCAGCCAGGACGCCCGCACCTGGCACCACGCCGCCGACGAGATGCGCACCCTGGCCCCCCACGCGCCCGAATCCGTCGAACCCCTCGTCTGCGCCCTGCTCACCATCCACGAGGGCGGCACCGGAAGGATCGACGCGCACACCGCCGTCCAGCGCGTCACCGCCCGCCTCCACGCCCCCGTGCACCCCCGGCTGCGCACCGCGTTCACCGCCGGGGCCGCCGCCGTCCTCGAATGGGCCGACCACCTCGACGAGGCGCGCGGCCTGCTCGCCCGTGAACTCCCCGCGCTGCCCGCCCTGCCGGTGGCCCTGGACCTCACCAGCCAGGCCCATCTGCACCTGTTCACCGTCCACGCCACCGTGGAACGGAAACTCGGCCGGTTCCGGCACCTCGTCGACCGGCTGACCCCGCTCCTGGACGGGGTCCGCGACCCCGCCGTCCGACTGCCCTATCTCCGCGCCCTGACCGCGCACGCCTGGCACGAACTGGGCCGTACCGACCTGGCTCACCGCCACCTCGACGCGCTCGGCGCCTTCGACGAGCCCGGCGTCTCCTGGGAGTGGGAGGAAGTCCTCCACACCCGGGCCCGTATCCACCTCGACAGCGGGGAGTGGCAGCAGGCACTCACCGCCTACCGCAGATGCGGCGAACGGCACGCGGTCCGAGGCTTCGTCAACCCCGTGGGCCAGCCCTGGCGCTCGGGCGCCGCCATCGCCCTCGCCCACCTCTCCCGGCACACCGAGGCCCGTGCCCTCGCCGACGAAGGACTCCGCTACGCCCACGCCTGGGGCACGCCCCGCCACATCGGCACCGCCCTGCGCGCCCGCGCACTGACCCTCGGCGGGCGGGAACGGCTGGAGACACTGGAGGAGGCCGCGCGCGTCCTGGGCACCGCCCCGGCGCCGACGGAGCTGATCGAGACCCTGACCGACCTCGGACGGGCACAGATCGTCTCCGGCCGGCGCCGCAAGGGCCGCGAGACGCTGCGCGACGCCCAAGGGCTCGCCCGCACCCTCCTCCCCGCCGCGCCCGGCCCCGCGACCGATGTCCTGTCGACGGGCGCCGGGCCGCTCACCCCGCGCCTCGTCGCCCTCGTCGACGCCGCCCTCCGCGCGTCCGAGTCCGGCCGCCCGTGCCGCCGCACCGACCCCTCTCCCGCCCTCCTGCCGGTCGACGAACTCACCTCGGCGGAGCGCCGGATCGTGGAACTGGCCGTCCAGGGCCTGACCAACGACCAGATCTGCGCCAGCCTGCACCTGGCCCGCCGTACCGTCGAGTCCCATCTGACGAAGGCGTACCGCAAGCTGGGGGTGACCCGGCGCACCCAGCTCGCGACCCGGCTCGCCGTGGGCGCCGCGACCACCGGCCGTTGA
- a CDS encoding helix-turn-helix domain-containing protein: protein MSASNVSTSSGEPEGPAGAGPDPESVVLDAKGLRALAHPLRVRLLGQLRRHGPSTATRLAERLGVNSGTASYHVRRLGAAGFVEEDTERGNARERWWRSVHRTTSLTDWELADREPEATLAYLHSVASGYARRTRQVLDGLDTMPRAWRQSLDISDWLLRLTPEEATALGEELQAVVDRYRQDLPGAATPEGAERVSVILHLLPEPGTVDIAADAVADPAGPPDHGNGDGHGDGDGDGDEPR from the coding sequence ATGAGCGCATCGAACGTGAGTACATCGAGCGGTGAGCCCGAGGGACCCGCCGGGGCGGGGCCCGACCCGGAGTCGGTCGTCCTGGACGCCAAGGGGCTGCGCGCCCTGGCCCATCCCCTACGGGTACGGCTCCTCGGACAGCTCCGGAGACACGGACCGTCGACGGCCACCCGGCTCGCGGAGCGGCTGGGCGTCAACTCCGGTACCGCCAGCTACCATGTGCGCCGCCTCGGTGCGGCGGGCTTCGTCGAGGAGGACACGGAGCGCGGCAACGCACGTGAGCGCTGGTGGCGTTCGGTGCACCGGACCACCTCGCTCACCGACTGGGAGCTGGCCGATCGGGAGCCCGAGGCCACGCTCGCGTATCTGCACTCCGTGGCCTCCGGCTACGCCCGGCGCACCCGGCAGGTCCTCGACGGGCTGGACACGATGCCACGCGCCTGGCGGCAGAGCCTGGACATCAGTGACTGGCTGCTGCGGCTCACCCCCGAGGAGGCCACCGCCCTGGGGGAGGAGTTGCAGGCCGTCGTCGACCGTTACCGGCAGGATCTGCCGGGGGCGGCCACCCCCGAGGGCGCCGAGCGGGTCTCGGTGATCCTGCATCTGCTGCCCGAACCGGGCACCGTCGACATCGCGGCCGACGCAGTGGCCGACCCGGCCGGCCCTCCGGACCACGGGAACGGGGACGGGCACGGGGACGGGGACGGGGACGGGGATGAGCCGAGGTGA
- a CDS encoding threonine/serine dehydratase: MTTITTTTTGATRVHQLSQDDITAAAERVSGRVRPVLLTPWEEFAEPDRGDDGGIWLALEFLQHTGSFKDRGALNFLRAHQEAGALPEAGVTIASGGNAGLACAWAAREQGVRATVFVPVGAPEVKVRRLRGLGAEVRQVGTEYAEALAACEEYAASSGALASHAYDHPLVAAGAGTLLEEIHRQLPDLDTVVVAVGGGGLFAGVATAAVHRGIRAVGVEPEHSRALHAAIGAGRPVDVPVRSVAADSLGARRSTAMAVAAARQEGASCVLVPDEEIVRARRSLWERRRIAVEHGAATALAALTAAGAGTGTGAGSAGAGHGYRPGPGEKVCVVLCGANTDPSDL; encoded by the coding sequence ATGACCACGATCACGACTACGACTACGGGAGCAACGCGCGTGCATCAGCTCAGCCAGGACGACATCACTGCCGCAGCCGAACGGGTGTCGGGGCGGGTGCGGCCCGTACTGCTCACTCCGTGGGAAGAGTTCGCGGAGCCCGACAGGGGGGACGACGGGGGGATCTGGCTGGCGCTGGAGTTCCTTCAGCACACCGGGTCGTTCAAGGACCGGGGCGCGCTCAACTTCCTCCGGGCCCACCAGGAGGCCGGTGCGCTGCCCGAGGCCGGGGTGACGATCGCGTCCGGCGGGAACGCCGGTCTCGCGTGCGCGTGGGCCGCCCGTGAACAGGGCGTGCGCGCCACCGTGTTCGTCCCGGTCGGCGCACCGGAGGTGAAGGTGCGGCGGCTGCGCGGGCTCGGCGCCGAGGTCCGCCAGGTGGGAACGGAGTACGCGGAGGCCCTGGCGGCCTGCGAGGAGTACGCGGCGAGCAGCGGGGCCCTCGCCTCCCACGCGTACGACCATCCGCTGGTCGCCGCCGGGGCGGGCACACTGCTGGAGGAGATCCACCGGCAGCTCCCGGACCTGGACACGGTGGTCGTCGCGGTCGGCGGCGGCGGTCTGTTCGCCGGGGTGGCCACCGCGGCCGTGCACCGCGGTATCCGTGCGGTGGGCGTCGAGCCGGAGCACTCCCGGGCCCTGCACGCCGCGATCGGGGCGGGGCGGCCGGTCGATGTGCCCGTGCGCTCGGTCGCGGCGGACTCGCTGGGTGCCCGCCGCAGCACCGCGATGGCCGTGGCGGCCGCCCGGCAGGAGGGCGCCTCGTGCGTCCTCGTGCCCGACGAGGAGATCGTCCGTGCCCGGCGGTCGCTGTGGGAGCGGCGGCGGATCGCCGTCGAACACGGCGCGGCCACCGCGCTCGCCGCGCTGACCGCCGCCGGAGCCGGAACCGGGACCGGAGCCGGGTCGGCGGGAGCGGGCCACGGCTACCGTCCCGGCCCCGGCGAGAAGGTGTGCGTCGTGCTCTGCGGGGCCAACACGGACCCCTCGGATCTGTGA